The Microbacterium sp. LWH7-1.2 genome window below encodes:
- a CDS encoding ATP-binding cassette domain-containing protein yields MTTDTVIRVQGLEKSYKDLHVLRGVDFDVARGSIFALLGSNGAGKTTVVRILSTLLKQDAGTAAIAGFDVAAQAQKVRETISLTGQFAAVDEVLSGRENLVLISQLRHLPDPGAIADALLARFSLTDAGTRKVSTYSGGMRRRLDIAMSLIGDPPVIFLDEPTTGLDPAARLEVWEAVRELARGGTTVLLTTQYLEEAEQLADRIAILHKGRIIVDGTLAELKQLLPPAKVEYVEKQPSLEDVFFALTGEQDTAEPGDAADASGRKGAATTRKQGR; encoded by the coding sequence ATGACCACCGACACCGTCATCCGGGTCCAGGGACTCGAGAAGTCCTACAAGGACCTGCACGTGCTGCGCGGCGTCGACTTCGACGTGGCGCGAGGCAGCATCTTCGCGCTGCTCGGCTCGAACGGCGCGGGCAAGACCACGGTCGTCCGCATCCTTTCGACGCTGCTGAAGCAGGACGCCGGCACCGCCGCGATCGCAGGGTTCGACGTCGCCGCTCAGGCGCAGAAGGTGCGCGAGACGATCAGTCTCACCGGGCAGTTCGCCGCGGTCGACGAGGTGCTGAGCGGACGGGAGAACCTCGTGCTCATCTCGCAGCTGCGCCACCTGCCCGACCCCGGCGCGATCGCGGACGCGCTGCTCGCCCGCTTCTCACTGACGGATGCCGGCACCCGCAAGGTGTCGACGTACTCCGGCGGTATGCGGCGCCGGCTCGACATCGCGATGAGCCTCATCGGCGACCCGCCGGTGATCTTCCTCGACGAGCCCACGACGGGGCTCGATCCCGCCGCGCGCCTCGAGGTCTGGGAAGCGGTCCGGGAGCTGGCGCGGGGCGGCACGACCGTGCTGCTGACCACGCAGTACCTCGAAGAGGCGGAGCAGCTCGCCGACCGCATCGCGATCCTCCACAAGGGCCGCATCATCGTCGACGGCACGCTGGCCGAGCTCAAGCAGCTCCTGCCGCCCGCGAAGGTCGAGTACGTCGAGAAGCAGCCGAGCCTCGAAGACGTCTTCTTCGCCCTCACCGGCGAGCAGGACACTGCAGAACCCGGCGACGCCGCCGACGCCTCCGGGCGAAAGGGTGCCGCCACGACACGGAAGCAAGGACGATGA
- a CDS encoding response regulator, which translates to MTEQEQTAASTASTPRRVVVAEDESLIRLDIVEILRDNGFDVVGEAGDGETAVALATELRPDLVIMDVKMPQLDGISAAEKLSKNHIAPVVLLTAFSQKELVERASEAGALAYVVKPFTPNDLLPAIEIALARYEQIITLEAEVADMVERFETRKLVDRAKGLLNEKMGLSEPEAFRWIQKASMDRRLTMQDVAKAIIEQLAPKKG; encoded by the coding sequence GTGACTGAGCAGGAGCAGACCGCCGCATCGACGGCATCCACCCCCCGCCGCGTCGTGGTCGCCGAAGACGAGTCGCTCATCCGGCTCGACATCGTCGAGATCCTCCGCGACAACGGATTCGACGTCGTCGGCGAAGCCGGAGACGGAGAGACCGCGGTGGCCCTGGCCACCGAGCTGCGTCCTGACCTCGTGATCATGGACGTCAAGATGCCGCAGCTGGACGGCATCTCGGCCGCCGAGAAGCTCAGCAAGAACCACATCGCCCCGGTCGTGCTGCTGACCGCCTTCAGCCAGAAGGAGCTCGTGGAGCGGGCGAGCGAGGCCGGTGCCCTCGCGTACGTGGTCAAGCCGTTCACGCCGAACGACCTGCTGCCGGCCATCGAGATCGCGCTGGCCCGCTACGAGCAGATCATCACGCTCGAGGCCGAGGTCGCCGACATGGTCGAGCGGTTCGAGACCCGCAAGCTCGTCGACCGCGCGAAGGGCCTCCTCAACGAGAAGATGGGCCTCTCCGAGCCCGAGGCGTTCCGCTGGATCCAGAAGGCATCGATGGACCGCCGTCTCACCATGCAGGACGTCGCCAAGGCGATCATCGAGCAGCTGGCGCCCAAGAAGGGCTGA
- the pyk gene encoding pyruvate kinase, translated as MRRAKIVATLGPATSSYEMVRAIIDAGVDVARFNLSHGDYSVHDNNFANVRKAAEDAGRAVAILVDLQGPKIRLGKFENGPHELAVGDIFKITTDDILGTKEIVGTTFKGLPNDVKPGDFLLIDDGKVRVEVVETDDTVVTTKVVVAGPVSNNKGINLPGVAVNVPALSEKDEADLRWGLRAGADIIALSFVRDAKDVQRVHVIMAEEGRHVPVIAKIEKPQAVDNLEEIIDAFDGIMVARGDLGVELPLEAVPIVQKRAVELCRRMAKPVIVATQMLESMIENPVPTRAETSDVANAVLDGADAVMLSGETSVGKYPVVVVETMARIVDSTEEHGLDRIQPLTTKPRTQGGAITLAAMEVAEFVDAKFLCIFTESGDTARRMSRLRPRIPMIGFAPEPAIRRRMALTWGVQSTLVEHVAHTDLMFIQVDDYLLSNELAKVGDKVVVISGSPPGIIGSTNDIRIHKVGDAVHGKAPIYKTRD; from the coding sequence ATGAGACGCGCCAAGATCGTCGCCACCCTTGGGCCCGCCACGTCGTCGTATGAGATGGTCCGCGCGATCATCGATGCCGGCGTGGACGTCGCCCGCTTCAATCTGAGCCACGGGGACTACTCGGTCCACGACAACAACTTCGCCAACGTGCGCAAGGCCGCGGAGGACGCAGGACGCGCGGTCGCGATCCTCGTCGATCTGCAGGGTCCGAAGATCCGCCTCGGCAAGTTCGAGAACGGACCGCACGAGCTGGCGGTCGGCGACATCTTCAAGATCACCACCGATGACATCCTCGGCACCAAGGAGATCGTCGGCACCACGTTCAAGGGTCTCCCGAACGACGTCAAGCCCGGCGACTTCCTCCTCATCGACGACGGCAAGGTCCGCGTCGAGGTCGTCGAGACGGACGACACCGTGGTCACCACCAAGGTGGTCGTCGCGGGTCCCGTGTCGAACAACAAGGGCATCAATCTCCCCGGCGTGGCGGTCAACGTCCCCGCGCTGTCGGAGAAGGACGAGGCCGACCTCCGCTGGGGTCTGCGCGCCGGTGCGGACATCATCGCCCTGTCGTTCGTGCGGGACGCGAAGGACGTCCAGCGCGTCCACGTCATCATGGCCGAGGAGGGGCGCCACGTCCCCGTCATCGCCAAGATCGAGAAGCCGCAGGCCGTCGACAACCTCGAGGAGATCATCGACGCGTTCGACGGCATCATGGTCGCCCGCGGCGACCTCGGCGTCGAGCTGCCCCTCGAGGCGGTGCCGATCGTGCAGAAGCGCGCGGTCGAGCTCTGCCGCCGCATGGCCAAGCCCGTCATCGTCGCGACCCAGATGCTCGAGTCGATGATCGAGAACCCGGTGCCCACCCGCGCCGAGACGAGCGACGTCGCCAACGCCGTCCTCGACGGCGCGGACGCAGTCATGCTCTCGGGCGAGACCAGCGTCGGCAAGTACCCGGTCGTGGTCGTCGAGACCATGGCGCGCATCGTCGACTCGACCGAGGAGCACGGCCTGGACCGCATCCAGCCGCTCACGACCAAGCCCCGCACGCAGGGTGGCGCGATCACGCTCGCGGCGATGGAGGTCGCGGAGTTCGTCGACGCGAAGTTCCTCTGCATCTTCACCGAGTCGGGCGACACCGCGCGCCGCATGTCGCGCCTGCGCCCCCGCATCCCCATGATCGGGTTCGCTCCGGAGCCGGCGATCCGTCGCCGCATGGCCCTCACGTGGGGCGTGCAGTCGACGCTGGTCGAGCACGTCGCGCACACCGACCTGATGTTCATCCAGGTCGACGACTACCTGTTGTCGAACGAGCTCGCGAAGGTCGGCGACAAGGTCGTCGTGATCTCGGGGTCGCCTCCCGGAATCATCGGCTCGACGAACGACATCCGCATCCACAAGGTGGGCGACGCGGTGCACGGCAAGGCGCCGATCTACAAGACACGGGACTGA
- a CDS encoding PadR family transcriptional regulator, with protein sequence MGKQETEMLKGTLEGIVLAILSSRPAYGYEITSWLRDQGFSDIAEGTVYALLVRVEQRGLVDVEKIPSEKGPPRKVYSLNAQGRDQLADFWRTWSFLAERIEQLHREHADSNANPQEED encoded by the coding sequence ATGGGAAAGCAGGAGACCGAGATGCTCAAGGGCACGCTGGAGGGAATCGTGCTCGCGATCCTCTCCTCCCGCCCCGCCTACGGCTACGAGATCACCTCGTGGCTGCGGGACCAGGGCTTCTCCGACATCGCCGAGGGCACCGTCTACGCCCTGCTTGTCAGGGTCGAGCAGCGTGGCCTCGTCGACGTCGAGAAGATCCCGTCGGAGAAGGGGCCGCCGCGCAAGGTGTACTCCCTCAACGCTCAGGGCCGCGACCAGCTCGCGGACTTCTGGAGGACGTGGAGCTTCCTCGCAGAGCGCATCGAACAGCTCCACCGTGAACACGCAGACAGCAACGCCAACCCCCAGGAAGAGGACTGA
- a CDS encoding SHOCT domain-containing protein produces the protein MWFGDFWWFLLWSFYFIAYLYVVIVIITDLFRDGNLNGWLKALWIIALVFVPFLTAIIYIIARGKGMAARAQAARGGVVAEADDYRPAASSSPAEDIAKAKALLDAGTISQGEFDALKSKALGNQYFGA, from the coding sequence ATGTGGTTCGGTGACTTCTGGTGGTTCCTGCTGTGGAGCTTCTACTTCATCGCGTACCTGTACGTGGTGATCGTGATCATCACGGACCTGTTCCGTGACGGCAACCTCAACGGCTGGCTGAAGGCGCTGTGGATCATCGCCCTCGTCTTCGTGCCGTTCCTGACCGCCATCATCTACATCATCGCCCGCGGAAAGGGCATGGCGGCGCGTGCCCAGGCCGCGCGCGGGGGAGTGGTCGCCGAGGCCGACGATTACCGCCCGGCGGCGTCGTCGAGTCCCGCCGAGGACATCGCGAAGGCGAAGGCGCTCCTCGACGCCGGCACCATCTCGCAGGGAGAGTTCGACGCGCTCAAGAGCAAGGCGCTCGGCAACCAGTACTTCGGCGCGTAG
- a CDS encoding hotdog fold thioesterase, producing the protein MPEHSPSPVDGLAWAANRGMGALAEKMGIVFTEFSVERAVATMPVEGNTQPVGLLHGGAYVVLGESLGSMAANLYAGPGRLAVGVDINATHTRSATSGVVTGVCTPIHLGRTLAVHEIVVTDENGRRCSTVRITNHIKDLPPV; encoded by the coding sequence ATGCCCGAGCACTCCCCCTCCCCCGTGGACGGCCTCGCGTGGGCCGCGAACCGTGGCATGGGCGCGCTCGCAGAGAAGATGGGCATCGTCTTCACCGAGTTCTCCGTCGAGCGCGCGGTGGCCACGATGCCGGTGGAGGGCAACACCCAGCCGGTCGGCCTCCTGCACGGCGGCGCGTACGTGGTGCTGGGCGAATCGCTCGGCTCGATGGCGGCGAACCTCTACGCGGGTCCGGGCCGCCTCGCGGTGGGCGTCGACATCAACGCGACGCACACGCGCTCGGCGACATCCGGCGTCGTGACCGGCGTCTGCACGCCCATCCACCTGGGTCGCACACTCGCCGTGCACGAGATCGTGGTCACCGACGAGAACGGCCGCCGGTGCTCGACCGTGCGCATCACGAACCACATCAAGGACCTGCCGCCGGTCTGA
- a CDS encoding DUF1048 domain-containing protein gives MAAKWYEVVTGSLEQKKQYRQYKARIEALPEPYRGAAKALDRYFMTVGGMTDGVTMMQMLGDSADLWERAAADGTPVRDIVGEDASAFAEEFTAAYSGKQWIDKERARLNKAIDDAERGDQR, from the coding sequence ATGGCCGCCAAGTGGTACGAAGTCGTCACCGGCTCGCTCGAGCAGAAGAAGCAGTACCGCCAGTACAAAGCGCGCATCGAGGCGCTGCCCGAGCCTTACCGCGGCGCCGCCAAGGCGCTCGACCGGTACTTCATGACCGTCGGCGGGATGACCGACGGCGTGACGATGATGCAGATGCTCGGCGACTCCGCCGACCTCTGGGAGCGCGCGGCCGCCGACGGCACCCCGGTGCGCGACATCGTCGGCGAGGACGCGTCGGCGTTCGCGGAGGAGTTCACCGCCGCGTACTCCGGCAAGCAGTGGATCGACAAGGAGCGCGCACGCCTCAACAAGGCGATCGACGACGCGGAACGAGGAGACCAGAGATGA
- a CDS encoding glutamate synthase subunit beta — protein sequence MADPKGFLKVTERELPPRRPVPVRIMDWKEVYEPGDAAVLRRQAGRCMDCGVPFCHKGCPLGNLIPEWNDLTWRGEGRAASERLHATNNFPEFTGRLCPAPCESSCVLGINQPAVTIKQVEVSIADEAFGNGWIEPEPPGRLTGKTVAVVGSGPAGLAAAQQLTRAGHTVAVFERDDRIGGLLRYGIPDFKMEKKHLETRLRQMQDEGTRFRAGVEIGKDISWADLRARYDAVVIATGSTVPRELAIPGRDLAGVHFAMEYLVESNKAVAGDAVPNQISAEGKHVVVIGGGDTGADCIGTAHRHGALSVTNLAIGRRPPGERPEHQPWPMDPLVFEVQSAHEEGGERAYLASTVEFLGNGAGEVRALRVAETEFVDGRRVPKSGTEREIPADLVLIAMGFTGPERALLEDQLGARFTERGNVRREDDYQTTAPGVFVAGDAGRGQSLIVWAIAEGRAVAASVDRFLMGETELPAPVRPTDVAIGLQPA from the coding sequence GTGGCTGACCCGAAGGGCTTTCTGAAGGTCACCGAGCGCGAGCTGCCCCCGCGGCGGCCGGTGCCGGTGCGCATCATGGACTGGAAAGAGGTCTATGAGCCTGGTGACGCGGCGGTGCTGCGCCGGCAGGCCGGACGCTGCATGGACTGCGGCGTGCCGTTCTGCCACAAGGGCTGTCCGCTCGGCAACCTCATCCCGGAGTGGAACGACCTGACGTGGCGCGGCGAAGGCCGCGCCGCCAGTGAGCGTCTGCACGCGACGAACAACTTCCCGGAGTTCACCGGGAGGCTGTGCCCCGCGCCGTGCGAGAGCTCCTGCGTGCTGGGCATCAACCAGCCGGCCGTGACGATCAAGCAGGTCGAGGTCTCGATCGCCGACGAGGCGTTCGGAAACGGCTGGATCGAGCCGGAGCCCCCGGGGCGCCTCACCGGCAAGACCGTGGCCGTCGTCGGCTCGGGGCCGGCAGGTCTCGCCGCCGCGCAGCAGCTCACACGCGCCGGCCACACCGTCGCCGTGTTCGAGCGCGACGACCGCATCGGCGGCCTGCTGCGCTACGGCATTCCGGACTTCAAGATGGAGAAGAAGCACCTCGAGACGCGTCTTCGCCAGATGCAGGACGAGGGCACGCGCTTCCGCGCCGGCGTCGAGATCGGCAAGGACATCTCCTGGGCCGACCTCCGCGCGCGCTACGACGCGGTCGTCATCGCCACCGGTTCGACGGTGCCGCGCGAGCTCGCGATCCCCGGCCGCGACCTGGCCGGGGTGCACTTCGCCATGGAGTACCTGGTCGAGTCGAACAAGGCCGTCGCAGGCGACGCCGTGCCCAACCAGATCAGCGCCGAGGGCAAGCACGTCGTCGTCATCGGCGGCGGTGACACCGGCGCCGACTGCATCGGCACGGCGCACCGCCACGGCGCGCTGAGCGTGACCAACCTCGCGATCGGCCGCCGCCCTCCGGGCGAGCGTCCGGAGCACCAGCCGTGGCCGATGGACCCGCTCGTGTTCGAGGTGCAGTCCGCGCACGAAGAGGGCGGCGAACGCGCCTACCTCGCCTCGACCGTCGAGTTCCTCGGGAACGGCGCCGGCGAGGTGCGCGCGCTGCGCGTCGCCGAGACCGAGTTCGTCGATGGTCGCCGCGTGCCCAAGAGCGGCACCGAGCGGGAGATCCCCGCGGACCTCGTGCTGATCGCGATGGGCTTCACCGGCCCGGAGCGCGCTCTGCTCGAAGACCAGCTCGGTGCCCGCTTCACCGAGCGGGGCAACGTCCGCCGCGAGGACGACTACCAGACGACCGCCCCGGGCGTGTTCGTGGCCGGCGACGCCGGTCGCGGCCAGTCGCTCATCGTATGGGCGATCGCCGAAGGACGCGCCGTCGCAGCCAGCGTCGACCGCTTCCTCATGGGGGAGACGGAGCTGCCCGCTCCGGTCCGCCCGACCGATGTCGCCATCGGCCTGCAGCCCGCGTAG
- a CDS encoding ABC transporter permease, translated as MTAHIIGDTAVLTSRSLRHILRSPDTIITTAVTPIALMLLFVYVFSGAIDTGGAKGSYVDYMLPGILLITIASGIAYTAYRLFLDMQSGIFERFQSLPIARSGVLWAHVLTSLVSILVSLALVIGVALLMGFRTGASFGAWMGVIGMLVLFTLALTWLAVIPGLTAKTVDGASAFSYPLIFLPFISSAFVPTETMPGPVQWFAENQPVTSIVDSMRALFAGEPVGTDIWVAMAWLVGILVVAYIASMAIYRKKIS; from the coding sequence ATGACCGCGCACATCATCGGCGACACCGCCGTTCTCACCAGCCGGTCGCTGCGGCACATCCTCCGCAGCCCCGACACCATCATCACCACCGCGGTCACCCCGATCGCGCTGATGCTGCTGTTCGTCTACGTCTTCAGCGGGGCGATCGACACCGGCGGGGCGAAGGGGTCGTACGTCGACTACATGCTCCCGGGGATCCTGCTCATCACGATCGCGTCGGGCATCGCCTACACGGCGTACCGGCTGTTCCTTGACATGCAGAGCGGCATCTTCGAGCGGTTCCAGTCGCTGCCGATCGCGCGATCGGGAGTGCTCTGGGCGCACGTGCTGACGTCGCTGGTGTCCATCCTCGTCTCGCTGGCGCTCGTCATCGGCGTGGCACTGCTGATGGGATTCCGCACCGGTGCGAGCTTCGGTGCCTGGATGGGTGTGATCGGCATGCTGGTGCTGTTCACGCTGGCATTGACATGGCTCGCGGTGATCCCGGGCCTCACGGCGAAGACGGTGGACGGCGCGAGCGCGTTCTCGTACCCGCTCATCTTCCTGCCGTTCATCAGCTCGGCGTTCGTCCCGACCGAGACCATGCCGGGACCGGTGCAGTGGTTCGCTGAGAACCAGCCCGTCACCTCGATCGTCGACTCGATGCGCGCATTGTTCGCCGGCGAGCCGGTCGGCACCGACATCTGGGTCGCCATGGCATGGCTGGTCGGCATCCTCGTCGTCGCGTACATCGCGTCGATGGCGATCTACCGGAAGAAGATCAGCTGA
- the polA gene encoding DNA polymerase I, giving the protein MTDSAKPTLLVVDGHSLAYRAFYALPVDNFSTKDGQHTNGIYGFLAMLINLIKAEKPTHLAVAFDTSRQSFRTREYTEYKANRSETPSEFKGQIPLLQDCLAAMSIQVLQQEDIEADDILATLATQGAAEGFHVLVCSGDRDTIQLVGDDITLLYPNVQGVSQLKRYDRQAVIDRYGVPPEQYPDIAALVGETSDNLPGVPKVGEKTAVKWLTQFGSLDALLEGADSIKGVVGGNLRDHVDDVRRNRRLNRLLTDVDLPLAPADLEVQPMDAQAVRDIFSRLEFKTLIPRVAELAGIEQQMAAVTSAAAELAPVAQELAPAEFAAWLDGATGELGVTITVEGGLPARIGVATTDAAAEASWTPELAAAIETWLTSDAPKVLADAKPQVKALRRAGLRLGGLAFDVILAGWLLRPSFPDKNLAHLVDRYLDEKLPESDPSQLVPETEGATTGQLSWYLVRVAAAVRAELPESVGAVLTDIELPTLHTLADMELAGVAVSHATLSQFSGELGARADALAQEAYAAIGREVNLGSPKQLQEVLFEELQLPKTRKTKTGYSTDAAVLADLQETNPHPFLDLLLQHREATKLRQIIESLDSAIGGDRTSGSDGRIHTTYVQTGSQTGRLSSTDPNLQNIPIRTEESRRIRSAFIVGEGYETLLTADYSQIEMRIMAHLSEDPGLIEAFNSGEDTHRFVGSRVFGVAPEDVTPAMRTKVKAMSYGLVYGLSAFGLSKQLRIEQAEAKQLMMEYFARFGAVRDYLRSSVEQARIDGYTETIFGRRRPFPDLASPNRVLRENAERAALNAPIQGSAADIMKIALFHIHDDFAAQQLSSRVLLQIHDELVIEVAPGEWGAAEQIVRSRMGDAAKLSVPLDVQIGRGDNWDVAGH; this is encoded by the coding sequence GTGACGGACTCCGCAAAGCCTACCCTTCTCGTCGTCGACGGCCATTCGCTGGCATATCGGGCCTTCTACGCCCTTCCCGTCGACAACTTCTCGACGAAGGACGGGCAGCACACGAACGGGATCTACGGGTTCCTCGCGATGCTGATCAACCTGATCAAGGCGGAGAAGCCGACCCACCTCGCGGTGGCCTTCGACACCTCCCGGCAGTCGTTCCGCACCCGCGAGTACACCGAATACAAGGCCAACCGCTCCGAGACGCCGTCCGAGTTCAAGGGGCAGATCCCGCTCCTGCAGGACTGCCTCGCCGCCATGAGCATCCAGGTGCTCCAGCAGGAAGACATCGAGGCCGACGACATCCTCGCGACCCTTGCGACGCAGGGCGCCGCCGAGGGGTTCCACGTGCTGGTCTGCTCGGGCGACCGCGACACGATCCAGCTCGTGGGCGACGACATCACGCTGCTCTACCCGAACGTGCAGGGCGTCTCCCAGCTCAAGCGCTACGACCGCCAGGCCGTGATCGACCGGTACGGCGTGCCGCCCGAGCAGTACCCCGACATCGCGGCGCTCGTGGGCGAGACCAGCGACAACCTGCCCGGCGTCCCCAAGGTCGGCGAGAAGACCGCCGTGAAGTGGCTCACCCAGTTCGGCTCGCTCGACGCGCTGCTCGAGGGCGCCGACTCCATCAAGGGCGTCGTCGGCGGCAACCTGCGAGACCACGTCGACGACGTGCGCCGCAACCGCCGCCTCAACCGGCTGCTCACGGACGTCGATCTGCCGCTCGCCCCCGCCGACCTCGAGGTGCAGCCGATGGACGCGCAGGCGGTGCGCGACATCTTCTCGCGACTCGAGTTCAAGACCCTCATCCCGCGCGTGGCCGAACTCGCGGGCATCGAGCAGCAGATGGCGGCGGTCACGTCGGCGGCGGCCGAACTGGCGCCCGTCGCGCAGGAGCTCGCTCCGGCGGAGTTCGCCGCGTGGCTCGACGGCGCGACCGGCGAGCTCGGCGTGACCATCACGGTCGAAGGCGGGCTTCCGGCTCGCATCGGGGTCGCCACGACGGATGCCGCGGCGGAGGCATCCTGGACCCCCGAACTGGCCGCGGCGATCGAGACGTGGCTCACCTCCGACGCACCGAAGGTCCTCGCTGACGCGAAGCCGCAGGTGAAGGCGCTCCGCCGGGCGGGACTGCGCCTCGGCGGACTCGCGTTCGACGTGATCCTCGCCGGCTGGCTGCTGCGCCCGAGCTTTCCGGACAAGAACCTCGCGCATCTCGTCGACCGCTACCTCGACGAGAAGCTTCCCGAGTCCGACCCGTCGCAGCTCGTTCCCGAGACGGAGGGGGCGACGACCGGTCAGCTCTCGTGGTACCTCGTGCGCGTCGCGGCCGCCGTCCGTGCGGAGCTCCCCGAGAGTGTGGGCGCCGTTCTCACCGACATCGAGCTGCCGACCCTGCACACCCTCGCCGACATGGAGCTCGCAGGTGTCGCGGTGTCGCACGCGACGCTGTCGCAGTTCTCCGGCGAGCTCGGCGCACGGGCCGATGCGCTCGCGCAGGAGGCGTACGCGGCGATCGGCCGCGAGGTGAACCTCGGCTCGCCGAAGCAGCTGCAGGAGGTGCTGTTCGAAGAGCTGCAGCTGCCGAAGACCCGCAAGACCAAAACGGGCTACTCGACGGATGCCGCGGTCCTGGCCGATCTGCAGGAGACCAACCCGCACCCGTTCCTCGACCTGCTTCTCCAGCACCGCGAGGCGACGAAACTGCGGCAGATCATCGAGTCGCTCGACAGCGCCATCGGCGGCGACCGGACGAGTGGATCCGACGGCCGCATCCACACGACCTACGTCCAGACCGGCAGCCAGACCGGGCGCCTGTCGAGCACCGATCCGAACCTGCAGAACATCCCGATCCGCACCGAGGAGAGCCGCCGCATCCGCTCGGCGTTCATCGTCGGCGAGGGCTACGAGACGCTGCTCACGGCGGACTACTCGCAGATCGAGATGCGCATCATGGCGCACCTCTCCGAGGATCCGGGGCTCATCGAGGCCTTCAACTCCGGAGAGGACACGCACCGCTTCGTCGGCTCGCGCGTCTTCGGCGTCGCCCCGGAAGACGTGACCCCGGCGATGCGCACGAAGGTCAAGGCGATGTCGTACGGTCTCGTCTACGGGCTGTCGGCGTTCGGCCTGTCGAAGCAGCTGCGCATCGAGCAGGCCGAGGCGAAGCAGCTCATGATGGAGTACTTCGCCCGTTTCGGTGCCGTGCGCGACTACCTGCGCTCATCGGTCGAACAGGCGCGCATCGACGGCTACACCGAGACGATCTTCGGCCGCCGGCGTCCGTTCCCCGACCTTGCCAGCCCCAACCGCGTCCTCCGTGAGAACGCAGAGCGAGCCGCACTCAACGCGCCGATCCAGGGCAGCGCGGCCGACATCATGAAGATCGCGCTCTTCCACATCCACGACGACTTCGCCGCACAGCAGCTCAGCTCGCGCGTGCTGCTGCAGATCCACGACGAGCTCGTGATCGAAGTGGCGCCGGGGGAGTGGGGGGCCGCCGAGCAGATCGTACGCAGCCGCATGGGCGACGCCGCGAAGCTGTCGGTGCCGCTCGACGTGCAGATCGGTCGCGGCGACAACTGGGACGTCGCCGGGCACTGA